A window of the Plasmodium vivax chromosome 12, whole genome shotgun sequence genome harbors these coding sequences:
- a CDS encoding hypothetical protein, conserved (encoded by transcript PVX_083330A) has product MEKKLVAESYIGFNGAISNNLILIRHEKKLDKKTYHEKLKLIEQEEIEENEKKKKLKSVYNLKSIDINHNYYELKKEELRYHFYMIYAIGTNIIKEDVVKNDRIILKSGKNRITKLYVDGGHKYICCCKESKLISNIYIYKFENEEDPIILSLHKFRTLDVSISRDGKYLLSSGGEDDKTLVLTQIGNQKFIYKSSSDYPYTNVSFFHNSNNFIIAKLNSIKICYYDFTKKLMSEEEVNTSIYKRQFLCLELKKNDEYAYLGTTTGDVLVVNIKSKVLEKILPENYLFSNGINVVKILSDNTILTGSGDGYVSLIDVAEKKIVRKTKLYGSINSIEMRNASTLYISVHENVIYVMDVINNTHKVLMLLHSNYIRDLCFPFDYNYVMYTCSHNNIMAWHFYEKKVIFLKNIEKGKFIYYDRKFLNIPTDKREKLCKMNKLHEEQVAHNLEKKKNNGDTFDKINKNLTCHSIQITKDGKYVALSVHNNIYLLTSKYMKIVTVILNAHYDYCDALEFHKQYDLITAGNHGDIKFWKFKNGKYVNVNTLGYHCTAINRIILYAGKYLCSCSEDGLITIYNIEESTLVKKIIDTSNARYRQICLNKKFDILLCCGNNNIFMYYDLIKNEISKHFYYSPFHNVLTVDMNDTGEYFITGSDDCKLRLYEFKTCTCLYIGDAHNDVINKCMFTVDNHFIISVSKDESIIYWNVPAEMKRQGLAKELEE; this is encoded by the exons ATGGAGAAGAAACTCGTCGCGGAGTCCTACATCGGGTTCAACGGAGCCATCTCGAACAACCTGATCCTCATAaggcacgaaaaaaaactggaCAAAAAAACATACCATGAAAAGCTAAAACTGATAGAGCAAGAAGAAATtgaggaaaatgaaaagaagaaaaaactcaAAAGCGTTtacaatttgaagagcatCGACATCAACCACAATTACTACGAgttgaagaaggaggaacTCCGTTACCACTTCTACATGATCTATGCCATAGGGACGAATATCATAAAAGAGGACGTGGTGAAAAACGAcagaataattttaaaaagcggcaaaaataGAATCACCAAACTCTATGTCGATGGGGGTCATAAGTACATCTGCTGCTGTAAGGAAAGCAAATTAATTtctaacatatatatatacaaatttgaGAATGAGGAGGACCCCATCATTTTGTCTCTTCACAAGTTTAGGACTCTCGATGTCTCCATCAGCAGAGATGGCAAGTACTTGCTTTCGTCTGGTGGGGAGGATGACAAAACGTTGGTTTTGACTCAAATTGGGAACcagaaatttatttacaagTCCTCATCAGATTATCCCTACACGaatgtttcctttttccacaactcgaacaattttataatag CCAAGCTGAACAGCATCAAGATCTGCTACTACGACTTCACGAAGAAGCTGATGAGCGAGGAGGAGGTGAACACATCCATTTACAAGCGGCAGTTCCTGTGCCTCGAGCTGAAGAAAAACGATGAGTACGCCTACCTGGGGACGACCACAG GCGACGTCCTCGTGGTGAACATCAAGTCGAAGGTGCTCGAGAAGATCCTCCCGGAGAACTACCTCTTCAGCAACGGGATAAACGTGGTGAAGATTCTGAGCGACAACACGATTTTGACAG GAAGCGGAGACGGCTACGTTAGCCTGATAGACGtggctgaaaaaaaaatcgtcagAAAAACAAAGCTGTACGGATCGATCAACTCCATAGAAATGAGAAACGCCTCCACCCTATACATCAGCGTCCACGAAAATGTCATATACGTGATGGACGTCATCAATAACACACACAAGGTGCTAATGTTGCTTCATAGCAATTACATTCGAGACttgtgcttccccttcgaTTACAACTACGTCATGTACACCTGTAGCCACAACAACATAATGGCTTGgcatttttacgaaaaaaaagttatatttttaaaaaacatagaaaaagggaaattcaTCTACTACGATAGGAAATTTCTGAACATACCAACAGATAAAAGAGAGAAGctttgcaaaatgaacaaactgCATGAAGAACAAGTTGCacacaatttggaaaaaaaaaaaaacaatggaGATACATTTGataagataaataaaaacttgACATGCCACAGCATACAAATTACGAAGGATGGCAAGTACGTAGCTCTTTCCGTCCACAATAACATCTACCTGTTAACGtcaaaatatatgaaaatcgTTACGGTCATTTTGAACGCCCATTATGACTACTGCGATGCTTTGGAGTTTCACAAGCAGTATGATTTGATTACAGCTGGGAATCATGGCGacataaaattttggaaatttaaaaacggCAAGTATGTCAATGTGAACACTCTGGGCTACCACTGCACGGCCATCAACCGGATCATCCTCTACGCGGGAAAATAC CTCTGCAGCTGCAGCGAAGACGGACTCATCACCATCTACAACATCGAGGAATCCACGCtcgtgaaaaaaataattgacaCGAGCAACGCCAGATATAGGCAAATCTGcctgaacaaaaaatttgacaTCCTCCTCTGCTGCGGAAATAACAACATCTTTATGTACTACGATTTGATAAAGAACGAAATCAGCAAGCACTTTTATTACTCCCCCTTCCACAACGTCCTCACGGTCGACATGAACGACACCGGGGAGTACTTCATAACGG GCTCCGACGACTGCAAGCTGCGGCTCTACGAATTCAAAACGTGCACGTGTCTGTACATAG GAGATGCACACAACGACGTCATAAACAAATGCATGTTCACGGTCGATAACCACTTCATCATATCCGTTTCGAAGGACGAAA GCATAATTTACTGGAACGTCCCCGCGGAAATGAAGAGGCAGGGATTGGCAAAGGAGCTCGAGGAGTAG
- a CDS encoding hypothetical protein, conserved (encoded by transcript PVX_083325A), protein MSLKEKLYKRKNCNEVVYEAYGKIDQNLKPYEKTLNAKNGVDENLTKNLPFFMNKAMQNEKKYDFLMNVNERDEDVEFVAKAMSTYLNVGEAIRVRMALLYSTEQFTLFRNYLIAIKEILKGVLTIKVTRKGKIKKNILTFNPGHICIMANWSRKILLYDEITQINIGSSCTPELRLFEKKYQDTSNRANYVVLRTLYRDYSFLFITDEKILMRVKSESPLIKLKNLLKNPNALLQNDDLGLNNSLMRELKDNTISTTEENCEDMRREQHEENYEGARGSSSNHLLAKNKLQDMNHTSQGFKYFFLHVLRSIKSRGVDMHNEEIKAVIKKNNMIFFDKYDFKNGKINCFLLFCQIQFDICGPEIWFTSKFDEILFTHMN, encoded by the exons atgagTCTTAAGGAAAAGTTGTATAAGAGGAAGAACTGCAATGAAGTTGTGTACGA GGCGTATGGAAAAATTGATCAAAATTTGAAGCCGTATGAAAAGACATTAAATGCGAAAAATG gcgTCGACGAAAATTTGACGAAGAACCTCCCCTTCTTTATGAACAAGGCTATGCAAAATGag AAAAAATACGACTTCCTGATGAACGTGAACGAGCGAGACGAAGACGTCGAATTCGTGGCGAAGGCGATGAGCACTTATTTAAATGTGGGGGAGGCGATCAGAGTGCGAATGGCCCTCCTGTACAGCACGGAGCAGTTCACACTCTTCCGAAATTATTTGATAGCCATCAAGGAAATACTAAAGGGGGTTCTCACCATCAAAGTTAcgcggaaggggaaaataaaaaaaaatattttaacctTTAACCCAGGACATATATGCATCATGGCTAATTGGTCCAGGAAAATTCTACTGTATGATGAGATTACCCAAATTAATATTGGCAGTAGCTGTACCCCTGAATTGAGgctgtttgaaaaaaagtATCAAGACACTTCCAACAGAGCGAACTATGTTGTGCTGAGGACGCTCTACAGGGACTACagttttttgttcataacgGATGAGAAGATTTTAATGAGAGTTAAGAGTGAGTCTCcacttataaaattaaaaaatttgctaaagAATCCGAATGCGCTTCTGCAAAATGATGATTTGGGGTTAAATAATTCGCTTATGAGGGAACTGAAAGATAACACCATTTCTACAACTGAGGAGAACTGCGAAGACATGAGGAGGGAGCAACATGAGGAGAACTACGAGGGGGCAAGAGGGAGCAGCAGCAATCACTTGTTAGCAAAGAATAAGCTGCAGGACATGAATCATACGAGCCAAGGATTtaagtacttttttttgcatgtacTTCGGAGCATCAAATCGAGGGGCGTCGATATGCACAATGAGGAAATCAAAGcggtaattaaaaaaaataatatgattttttttgataagtacgattttaaaaatgggaaaattaattgctttttgcttttctgtCAAATACAGTTTGACATTTGTGGCCCGGAAATCTGGTTCACCTCCAAATTTGACGAGATACTCTTCACCCACATGAATTAG